A single Acidaminococcus sp. DNA region contains:
- a CDS encoding DctP family TRAP transporter solute-binding subunit translates to MKKKFVAGLVCMSLASLAVAGCGNKSADSSGGQPITLKMNVTTSESSVWHVAAKAFKKEVEEKTKGKYKINIFGNEQLASGDFTKGIEMLFNGSTDVDIHSSMIVSNVVPKVSIVSMPWLFPEGYKSVDEYIMKAGSPGDKLIKEQMASKGVHCLGIGENGFRQVTNNVRPITKPQDLQGLKIRVPPITILMDVFTTLGADPTQMPFSECFTALQQGAVDGQENPYDTMRSAKLQEVQKYMTIWNYSYDPIVLSVSGKVWDKLTDEEKKIFEEAGRKACAEEVAASRKLDATIIKEFKDSGVQVNELSPEVIAQMKKAMVPVYEKYKDKFGEDTFNAFGYKF, encoded by the coding sequence ATGAAGAAAAAGTTTGTTGCCGGTCTAGTTTGTATGTCACTTGCTTCTCTTGCTGTGGCAGGCTGCGGAAATAAATCCGCAGATAGTTCCGGAGGGCAGCCCATTACTCTCAAGATGAATGTAACAACGAGTGAGAGCAGCGTTTGGCATGTGGCTGCAAAGGCATTTAAGAAGGAAGTAGAAGAGAAAACTAAAGGTAAGTACAAAATCAACATTTTCGGCAATGAGCAACTTGCTTCCGGTGATTTCACAAAAGGCATCGAAATGTTGTTCAATGGTTCTACTGACGTTGATATCCATTCGAGTATGATTGTTTCTAACGTCGTTCCTAAAGTAAGTATTGTCAGTATGCCCTGGCTTTTCCCTGAAGGTTATAAGAGCGTAGATGAGTATATTATGAAGGCAGGGAGTCCCGGCGATAAATTAATCAAGGAACAGATGGCTTCTAAAGGCGTGCATTGCCTGGGCATTGGCGAAAACGGATTCCGTCAGGTCACGAACAATGTAAGACCGATTACTAAACCGCAAGATCTGCAGGGTCTTAAGATTCGTGTTCCGCCGATCACAATTCTGATGGACGTGTTCACGACACTTGGCGCCGATCCTACGCAGATGCCATTCAGCGAATGCTTCACAGCTTTGCAGCAGGGTGCTGTTGATGGACAGGAAAACCCTTACGATACTATGCGGTCGGCTAAACTCCAGGAAGTTCAGAAGTACATGACGATTTGGAACTATTCCTATGACCCGATTGTTCTTAGTGTCAGTGGAAAAGTATGGGATAAATTGACCGACGAAGAAAAGAAAATCTTTGAAGAAGCAGGCCGTAAAGCTTGTGCTGAAGAAGTTGCTGCTTCCAGAAAACTGGATGCTACTATCATAAAGGAATTCAAAGACAGCGGAGTTCAGGTTAATGAACTTTCTCCGGAAGTCATTGCCCAAATGAAGAAAGCGATGGTTCCTGTTTATGAGAAATACAAGGACAAGTTCGGTGAGGACACCTTTAATGCTTTCGGGTATAAGTTTTAA